In Primulina eburnea isolate SZY01 chromosome 3, ASM2296580v1, whole genome shotgun sequence, one DNA window encodes the following:
- the LOC140827264 gene encoding uncharacterized protein: MRPPQAPGAPRQEGGPPCPQCDKYHYGKCMRGTYRCFICKPEGHKAADCPRNKGPTTGRAYVMHAEEAEVEPDSTLITGRIYIVGVATHALLDSGATHSFISESFVKRLGIMPVAMDSGFRRSVSVRPPSGKPFLFEAARHQPFPHVISCMCARKLIKRGCHAFLASIVSVSEPVSQRLEDVDVVSEFSRVFPDDVSGIPPDREVQFSIELMPRTMPISKAPYRLAPAEMKELKDQIQDLLDKGYYRKFIQGFSSIAVPMTALTKKNAKFVWGPECQESFDRLKQALTTAPVLTMPSGQGEFVVYTDASKLGLGAVLMQQDRVIAYASRQLKVHEKNDLTHDLELAAVKELNMRQRRWLELVKDYDCDISYHPRKANVVADALSRKHAVIAHLSVQRPLQAEIQRFELAVYARGETPNIATLTVQLTLRDRIRAGQTSDEQLQKWRQRDETKGQRLYVVVDDIVRYRDRLWVLDSDSLRADILSEAHSTPYSIHPGSTKMYKDL, translated from the exons ATGAGACCACCCCAGGCACCAGGGGCTCCTAGGCAGGAAGGGGGACCACCATGCCCACAGTGCGATAAATATCATTACGGCAAATGCATGCGAGGTACCTACAGGTGCTTCATATGCAAACCGGAGGGGCACAAGGCTGCAGATTGCCCTCGGAACAAGGGTCCCACTACCGGCAGGGCATATGTGATGCATGCCGAGGAGGCTGAGGTGGAGCCTGACTCTACTTTGATCACTG GGAGGATATATATTGTAGGTGTAGCCACACATGCTTTGCTAGACTCAGGGGCTACGCATTCGTTTATATCTGAATCTTTCGTGAAGCGACTAGGGATCATGCCAGTAGCGATGGATTCAGGATTCAGG AGGTCAGTGTCTGTTAGACCTCCCAGTGGGAAGCCGTTTTTATTTGAGGCAGCTAGGCATCAACCTTTCCCGCACGTCATTTCCTGCatgtgtgcgaggaagcttattaagagAGGGTGCCATGCATTCTTAGCCAGCATAGTATCAGTGTCGGAGCCAGTCAGTCAGAGGCTGGAGGATGTAGATGTGGTCAGCGAGTTCTCCAGAGTGTTCCCTGACGACGTTTCAGGCATTCCACCAGACCGAGAGGTGCAATTCTCTATTGAGCTCATGCCAAGGACAATGCCGATATCTAAGGCGCCCTACCGATTAGCGCCTGCAGAGATGAAAGAGCTCAAGGATCAGATTCAGGATCTTCTGGATAAGG gttattacaggaagttcatcCAGGGCTTCTCTTCTATTGCGGTGCCTATGACCGCTTTGACGAAGAAGAACGCCAAGTTTGTTTGGGGACCAGAGTGCCAGGAGAGCTTTGACAGACTGAAGCAGGCCTTGACCACAGCGCCAGTGCTAactatgccatcagggcaggGAGAGTTTGTAGTATATACAGATGCATCGAAgcttggtttgggcgcagttctgatgcagcaagACAGAGTGATAGCCTATGCATCCAGACAgctgaaggttcatgagaagaatGATCTGACTCATGACCTAGAGTTAGCAGCAgtg aaggaactgaatatgcgacagagaaGGTGGCTTGAGCTGgttaaggattatgattgtgacattagctaccatccgcgTAAGGCTAATGTGGTCGCAGACGCTCTGAGCAGGAAGCACGCAGTGATTGCCCAtctgtcagtgcagagaccgctacaggctgagattcagaggtttgagctTGCAGTTTATGCCAGGGGCGAGACCCCGAATATTGCTACTCTGACAGTACAGCTGACTCTGAGGGACAGAATCCGAGCAGGGCAGACTTCTGATGAGCAGCTACAGAAGTGGAGACAGAGAGACGAGACTAAAGGCCAGAGACTATACGTAGTTGTGGATGATATAGTCAGATATAGGGACCGCCTATGGGTTCTTGACAGTGATTCTCTTCGAGCAGATATCCTGAGTGAGGCCCACAGCACTCCGTATTCcatccatccagggagtacgaagatgtataaggatctgtAG